The following proteins are encoded in a genomic region of Cryptococcus neoformans var. neoformans JEC21 chromosome 2 sequence:
- a CDS encoding uridine transporter, putative — MIPGIYTMKNTMSASTGMTSADFLCFVLFTLIIIPCLLIPPEHLCKPLVTIASFSTITCFIFFIWSLARSHGGGPLMQSEGLKLVGIEPVTGSALAWAIFHGISSALGGIYAGLLNMSDYTRFAKRPNDPLISQTIVSPVVGVLTSMIGIVCASSASQFYPTETLLWIPYNLLTAMQTDLWRQLLDVSLLQVAVHFDFCVGVQ, encoded by the exons ATGATCCCTGGCATCTACA CAATGAAGAACACCATGTCAGCTAGTACAGGTATGACTTCTGCAGACTTCCTCTGCTttgtcctcttcaccctcatcatcatcccatgCCTTCTTATCCCACCTGAGCACCTTTGTAAGCCTCTTGTCACTATCGCATCCTTTTCGACCATTACTtgtttcatcttcttcatctggTCTCTTGCCAGATCTCATGGAGGAGGTCCTCTTATGCAGTCTGAAGGTCTCAAGCTTGTGGGTATAGAGCCTGTCACTGGCTCTGCACTTGCTTGGGCCATCTTCCATGGAATTTCATCTGCTCTTGGTGGTATATATGCTGGACTGTTGAACATG AGCGATTACACTCGGTTTGCCAAACGACCTAATGATCCTCTCATCTCGCAAACTATTGTCTCACCAGTTGTCGGTGTCCTTACTTCGATGATTGGCATCGTTTGTGCCTCCAGTGCTTCTCAATTCTATCCCACCGAGACTCTCCTATGGATACCTTACAATTTGCTCACTGCCATGCAGACTGACCTATGGAGGCAATTGTTGGATGTTTCTTTACTGCAAGTGGCTGTTCATTTTGACTTTTGTGTTGGGGTGCAGTAA
- a CDS encoding structural molecule, putative — protein sequence MATKSAASVVDWSKIYTGLGLDKQTLTSLQSFRARHSTALNKNSALKATAPSIDLSHYKSVLKDQQAVQLAEKVLGEFKPVNYDVSKWNGVVEAFEGKAVAAAKETVSKISTEEASLQATLSNIKDARPFEDLTVDEVAKARPEIAKAVETMLKKGKWSVPGYREKFGDLSLM from the exons ATGGCCACCAAATCCGCTGCCTCTGTCGTC GACTGGTCCAAGATCTACACCGGTCTCGGTCTCGACAAGCAAACTCTCACTTCCCTTCAGTCTTTCCGCGCTCGACACTCTACCGCCTTGAACAAGAACTCTGCCCTTAAGGCTACCGCCCCTTCCATTGACTTGTCCCATTACAAGTCTGTCCTTAAGGACCAGCAGGCGGTTCAGTTGGCGGAGAAGGTCTTGGGCGAGTTTAAGCCTGTCAACTACGATGTGAGCAAGTGGAACGGTGTTGTTGAGGCTTTCGAGGGAAAGGCT GTTGCCGCCGCCAAGGAGACCGTTTCCAAGATCTCCACCGAGGAGGCTTCCCTCCAGGCTACCCTTTCCAACATCAAGGATGCCCGACCATTCGAGGATCTTACCGTCGACGAGGTTGCCAAAGCCCGGCCCGAAATTGCCAAGGCTGTTGAGACTATGCTTAAGAAGGGCAAGTGGTCCGTCCCCGGCTACAGG GAGAAGTTCGGCGACCTTTCTCTTATGTAA
- a CDS encoding F-actin capping, putative, whose product MADLSVEDKCELAARLIEQTPPGEINDVINDIRAIINDDQALMPHVLPALRSYNLSQLHVIEHPELDEVPAHTSLLSKAVMLPGSENERYVDNVGKKSFAFDHLTFTVSDYRPYELPEEEETFRAELARSLEAYSKNHFPSGFYSVACSQFPLNPQPTATDIAEPESMAPDEAAPAEDLIPTAAEGEPSAETAVEKMDVEDDVDVTDVVDELVNSGDLEPSSTPAVGHVDSKGDISDPERLEALDEAVEEEKEREEEEERENGEGNVVEKISEPKAEEEDGPKLPEEEEEEIEKKIEGLNVEEKKQERIENPLYTLEVVGNRYNPSNFWTGRWRTRWVVDQAAGKVNGIINVNVHYYEQGNVQLATNHTASFPCPTEPNGSQSIASQIVTTISKIETNYQLELNDVYNELGEKAFRALRRTLPVTRQKVDWDKVTGYTLGADLSKART is encoded by the exons ATGGCAGACTTATCCGTTGAAGACAAGTGCGAGCTCGCAGCCCGTCTCATCGAACAAACTCCCCCAGGAGAAATCAA CGATGTCATCAATG ATATCAGAGCCATTATCAACGATGACCAGGCTCTCATGCCTCATGTGCTTCCCGCTTTAAGGTCTTATAATCTCTCTCAGCTGCACGTTATTGAGCACCCTGAGCTTGATGAAGTCCCTGCCCACACA TCTCTTTTGTCCAAAGCAGTAATGCTTCCAGGGTCGGAGAACGAGAGGTATGTGGATAACGTTGGTAAAAAGAGCTTTGCCTTTGATCACTTGACTTTC ACTGTCTCCGACTACCGGCCATATGAGCTgcccgaggaggaggagactTTCCG CGCCGAGCTTGCCAGGTCTCTGGAGGCTTACTCTAAGAACCACTTCCCTTCAGGTTTTTACTCTGTTGCGTGCTCCCAATTCCCTCTCAACCCTCAACCAACTGCTACCGACATTGCCGAGCCTGAATCCATGGCTCCTGATGAGGCTGCTCCGGCCGAGGATCTGATCCCTACCGCTGCTGAGGGCGAACCATCTGCTGAAACTGCTGTTGAAAAAATGGACGTAGAAGACGACGTCGATGTCACAGATGTTGTGGATGAACTGGTTAACAGTGGTGATTTAGAACCTTCGTCTACGCCTGCTGTGGGTCATGTCGACAGCAAGGGGGATATTAGCGATCCTGAACGTTTGGAAGCACTTGACGAAGCcgtagaagaagaaaaggaaagggaggaagaggaagaaagggagaacGGCGAAGGGAATGTTGTGGAGAAAATATCAGAGCCGaaagctgaagaggaagacggaCCTAAGCTTcctgaggaggaagaagaggagattgagaagaagattgaaggTCTGAAtgtggaggaaaagaaacagGAGAGAATTGAAAACCCATTGTACACACTAGAGGTAGTTGGTAACCGTTATAACCCCAGCAATTTCTG GACGGGTAGATGGCGTACCCGCTGGGTTGTTGACCAAGCAGCTGGAAAAGTCAATGGTATCATCAACGTTAATGTTCATTACTACGAACAAGGCAATGTTCAGCTTGCTACTAACCACACTGCTTCCTTCCCGTGCCCTACTGAGCCTAACGGCTCTCAATCCATTGCATCCCAGATAGTAACAACTATTAGCAAGATCGAGACCAACTACCAACTTGAACTTAACGATGTGTACAATGAGCTCGGTGAAAAGGCTTTCCGAGC GTTACGCCGGACATTGCCTGTCACTAGACAGAAGGTGGACTGGGACAAGGTCACTGGATACACACTTGGTGCTGACCTTTCGAAGGCACGAACATAA
- a CDS encoding expressed protein — MSGILKILSTISPPPAAPLQRDYDGYQVCWKMFCFRPALFKFEAMAFALLGLYLAMYFVGKVINGRRARSAVAPFQSFLSSQFTSIRPLLTSSPALHLLYATGRRNLLCLHTTITLYPLHDIPGLIYNFVKGIIEPTFDSSEGLVFDATLGMGVDGLQDGVGVWAVVEKSFMRDLRQKRWDLTFAKLSEKPSFPITHALFQEHVDVTDIVLKTPNVGVTELLADPVTAGVLKYLLITDAPALRPAKGPLAPKSKSRHIILSVHKPSNKEQEEAVKAWLQVTLNLVDLLARPGLLKPDVVRKLVKTRQQVDEELVAQYEKEQNEENPPAETAEDRRLAKKKAERAAMSEKELKKAEELDRKRELRKMQKKGATK; from the exons ATGTCGGGTATTCTCAAgatcctctccaccatctcgcCTCCCCCCGCCGCTCCTCTTCAGCGCGACTACGATGGCTACCAGGTCTGCTGGAAGATGTTCTGCTTCCGCCCGGCCTTATTCAAATTCGAAGCCATGGCTTTCGCCTTGTTGGGCTTGTACTTGGCAATGTATTTTGTGGGAAAGGTCATCAACGGAAGGAGAGCCAGGTCTGC TGTGGCCCCATTCCAGtcattcctctcctcccaatTCACCTCTATTCGCCCGCTCttgacatcttctcctgctcttcACCTGTTGTACGCTACCGGTCGACGAAACCTTTTGTGTCTTCACACCACCATTACTCTTTACCCTTTGCACGACATCCCCGGCTTGATCTACAACTTTGTCAAGGGGATCATCGAGCCCACTTTCGACTCTTCTGAGGGCCTCGTTTTCGATGCTACCCTTGGTATGGGTGTCGATGGTTTGCAGGATGGTGTCGGAGTATGGGCTGTTGTTGAGAAGAGTTTTATGAGGGACCTCaggcagaagaggtgggATTTG ACCTTTGCCAAGCTCTCTGAGaagccttctttccccatcACCCATGCCCTTTTCCAGGAGCATGTGGATGTCACTGATATTGTGCTCAAGACTCCCAATGTTGGTGTCACTGAGCTCCTCGCTGACCCTGTCACAGCTGGCGTCCTCAAGTACCTTTTG ATTACCGACGCTCCCGCTCTTCGTCCTGCCAAAGGCCCTCTTGCTCCCAAGTCCAAGTCCCGtcacatcatcctctccgTCCACAAGCCTTCCAACAAGgagcaggaagaagctgtcaaggctTGGTTGCAGGTCACTCTTAACTTGGTCGACTTGCTTGCCAGGCCCGGATTGCTTAAGCCTGAT GTTGTTCGCAAGCTTGTCAAGACCAGGCAGCAGGTCGACGAGGAGCTCGTTGCTCAGTACGAGAAGGAGCAAAACGAGGAGAACCCCCCTGCTGAGACTGCTGAAGACCGCCGAttggccaagaagaaggctgagcGAGCCGCCatgagcgagaaggagCTCAAGAAAGCCGAAGAGTTGGACAGGAAAAgggagttgaggaagatgcagaagaagggtgcGACGAAGTAA
- a CDS encoding expressed protein, which produces MEDPASSPSSSAYQLDSPSASTFLRTAQTLEGLAKQLENLKDEVGNDTEVICCCGAVIDETQCEMGKERRSIEDKLKLSGEIGSALLQRCELLERKYRNEVERFHQQLEVKRTALAESVKRVHNLEKANMTHMQKYAEQSRKMEVVEKRYTEAMHTQTLTQQTLTHVRTELTNLRNTHARQTVALASRGGVEEKLLEAEKRYEEARDMADEELRKGKEEKRKRLRAEARIAELEEQVNTAHKEAEKIRADRAQDAQDLLANAKERLKMLHDELSETYNGKSPSETPEYQRVLEDLVANNTLLKHDASELSDSLAESRDEVRVLRDEIESLRASIPSRLASPIDHYPRLAHELNPRFSHSRTESSPIMGWNQPRLSPWEQHRKLSTGVAGLGMGPIGETEGSITSDDVKSGPVSPIVDSPKQGVRASPGAAVGYMLNGVPKRPGTTSRRVSGDSRIMRNYASRTIGSIDETLPRQEDPPISPGSDYFRAAEISRKRRSLRLARQTTISPNEFSDYSPNASNTLVDQSVSADLPSPMSETAKLDKRAESPHVAKKKPLLLLTKSMGVQTDHTPDGEEREEKQRQRQTNAVSGWASTPRETSPTPGSESFPGTPGTPNPEDGPASALLVVVEHMSRILSKLRAADVPTLNKRLKKQHLAGDVVHLSQTTLRALQQEINEVRHHFRGVHNFGTIDPRDFNLLLRLMRDVFNDLVELQAVVNDVTIAPAVAKKLQRAAYKAEEDEAAKAGNVASGLGWIAAPITKFFVTPAENTEHDPNVPSGPGGPGVGLDKGRSPGMPRKPAPKQQAMASATATHVSVEFGGSGMVRRVAPALTTPSVAISSVSPAEILSNPSEMEQRTVSGPAAIGRNEEGLVAPTVRTLRSVKSKANRNELLGIFAGAPPRATASGGEANWMVAKGVGSESKRLNNQAYDDHAIKGGPSERKKLSSAVDAVIDQSAVEDDYDVAVAGSYEPPLLERQLRPRGLSDSSIRSTTVSLAKGAIHEATMTTPIPRAAAYGATLSTGSVFQTLSRRFYSFRAPELASANPAEEGNSDVISTPPKPATNTSNTPSPPRAILRSPRGNSRNSSVSTTSSLTRDRPNSSTPTSRKTITSTPLVTASSSQTRFFGYFASSLAAAGADGMNEGMEGEGELVGGNLRQGEMLGHARVDSGKQKRVV; this is translated from the exons ATGGAGGACCCGGcgtcctctccctcctcaagcGCCTACCAACTCGATTCCCCCTCCGCAAGCACTTTTCTTCGAACAGCCCAAACACTTGAGGGGCTCGCTAAACAGTTAGAAAACCTCAAGGATGAAGTGGGCAATGATACAGAGGTGATATGCTGCTGTGGTGCAGTGATTGATGAAACACAGTGTGAGATGGGCAAGGAGCGGAGAAGCATCGAGGACAAGTTAAAGCTTAGTGGTG AAATCGGAAGTGCTCTTCTGCAGCGCTGTGAGCTTCTGGAACGTAAATATCGGAATGAAGTGGAACGGTTTCATCAACAA CTGGAGGTCAAGCGTACTGCGCTGGCAGAGAGTGTTAAAAGAGTGCATAATCTTGAAAAGGCGAATATGACTCATATGCAAAAGTACGCAGAGCAGTCTCGGAAAATGGAAGTCGTCGAAAAG AGATATACCGAAGCCATGCACACTCAGACACTCACTCAACAAACTCTTACCCACGTCAGGACGGAGCTCACGAATCTGAGAAATACCCATGCTCGACAAACTGTGGCATTAGCTTCAAGAGGCGGTGTAGAAGAGAAGTTGCTTGAGGCTGAAAAACGATACGAAGAGGCTAGGGATATGGCGGATGAGGAATTGcgaaaaggcaaagaggagaagagaaagaggctGAGGGCAGAGGCGAGAATCG CGGAACTGGAGGAGCAGGTGAATACTGCCCATAAGGAAGCGGAGAAGATAAGAGCAGACAGGGCTCAAGATGCACAAGACCTTCTGGCGAATGCCAAAGAGCGGCTGAAGATGTTGCATGATGAATTGTCTGAAACATACAATGGCAAATCACCATCCGAAACTCCCGAGTATCAGCGCGTTCTTGAGGATCTCGTCGCCAACAATACACTTCTCAAACACGATGCCTCGGAGCTTTCTGATTCCCTTGCAGAATCACGAGACGAGGTTCGCGTTCTTCGAGACGAAATCGAGTCACTTCGAGCCTCAATACCCTCCAGACTTGCGTCCCCTATCGACCATTACCCCCGTCTTGCGCATGAGCTCAATCCCCGGTTTTCCCACTCTCGTACCGAGTCGAGTCCTATAATGGGGTGGAACCAGCCACGGCTGAGTCCTTGGGAACAGCACCGAAAGTTATCTACCGGAGTTGCAGGTCTGGGTATGGGTCCCATAGGTGAGACCGAAGGCAGTATTACATCAGACGACGTCAAGTCTGGACCTGTATCTCCAATTGTAGACAGTCCAAAGCAGGGTGTAAGGGCATCTCCAGGTGCTGCTGTCGGTTACATGTTGAACGGCGTGCCTAAGAGACCGGGGACAACATCAAGAAGGGTTAGTGGAGACTCTAGGATTATGAGGAACTACGCC TCGCGCACGATCGGCTCTATCGATGAGACTCTGCCTCGTCAAGAAGACCCTCCCATCTCGCCGGGTTCTGACTACTTCCGCGCTGCCGAAATTAGTCGTAAGCGCCGTTCACTCCGGCTCGCTCGACAGACGACTATATCCCCAAACGAGTTCTCCGATTATTCCCCCAACGCCAGCAATACACTTGTTGACCAATCTGTGTCGGCTGATCTTCCTTCGCCAATGTCAGAGACAGCAAAGCTTGACAAGAGAGCTGAGAGTCCGCATGtggcaaagaaaaaaccattgctgctgttgaCAAAGTCTATGGGAGTGCAAACAGACCATACACCAGACggcgaggaaagagaggagaagcagCGGCAACGTCAAACAAATGCAGTGTCGGGTTGGGCTAGCACTCCTAGAGAAACGTCCCCTACTCCTGGAAGTGAGAGCTTCCCCGGTACTCCAGGAACTCCCAACCCCGAAGATGGACCTGCGAGCGCGTTGCTCGTTGTCGTAGAGCACATGAGCCGGATCTTGTCTAAACTTCGTGCTGCAGACGTACCTACCCTCAACAAACGTCTCAAGAAACAACACCTTGCCGGTGATGTTGTGCATCTTTCTCAGACAACATTGCGTGCCTTACAACAAGAGATTAATGAAGTGCGTCACCACTTCCGAGGTGTACATAACTTTGGAACTATTGATCCTAGAGATTTCAATCTTTTGCTAAGACTCATGCGCGACGTGTTCAATGACCTGGTCGAGCTTCAAGCAGTTGTCAATGATGTGACCATCGCTCCTGCAGTAGCAAAGAAGTTGCAAAGAGCAGCGTACAaggcggaggaagatgaagccgCCAAAGCAGGCAATGTCGCTTCAGGCCTCGGCTGGATCGCTGCACCTATAACTAAGTTCTTCGTCACACCCGCTGAGAACACTGAGCATGATCCTAACGTCCCCAGTGGTCCGGGAGGACCCGGTGTGGGCCTTGACAAGGGCAGGTCGCCTGGTATGCCCAGAAAGCCAGCGCCAAAACAGCAGGCAATGGCAAGTGCTACGGCTACGCACGTGAGCGTCGAGTTTGGAGGGTCAGGAATGGTAAGGCGTGTGGCACCGGCTCTAACTACACCCTCTGTTGCTATATCGTCCGTATCCCCTGCCGAGATACTGTCGAACCCTAGCGAAATGGAACAAAGAACAGTGTCTGGCCCGGCCGCAATAGGGAGGAATGAGGAAGGGCTTGTTGCACCAACAGTGAGGACGTTAAGGAGTGTCAAATCAAAAGCGAATAGAAATGAGCTGCTTGGGATCTTTGCTGGCGCTCCGCCACGAGCGACAGCATCTGGTGGCGAAGCAAACTGGATGGTTGCCAAAGGTGTGGGTAGTGAATCAAAACGGCTAAATAATCAGGCGTATGACGACCACGCTATCAAGGGAGGCCCGTCAGAACGCAAGAAGCTGTCGTCGGCCGTCGATGCTGTCATTGATCAGTCAGCGGTAGAGGACGATTATGATGTAGCAGTTGCAGGTAGCTACgaacctcctctccttgaACGACAGTTACGACCACGAGGACTGTCGGATAGCAGCATCCGCTCAACAACCGTCAGCCTCGCCAAAGGAGCCATTCATGAGGCTACCATGACAACTCCCATACCCCGCGCCGCTGCCTATGGGGCGACACTATCAACAGGCTCTGTGTTTCAGACGCTCTCAAGAAGGTTTTATAGCTTTCGCGCCCCGGAACTTGCCAGTGCCAACCCCGCCGAAGAGGGCAATTCCGATGTGATATCTACTCCTCCTAAACCTGCCACCAACACCAGCAacactccttctccaccccgcGCCATCCTCCGCTCGCCAAGAGGTAACTCTCGCAACTCTTCAGTTTCCacaacctcttctctcactCGCGACAGGCCTAATTCTAGTACACCAACATCTCGCAAGACAATTACATCGACTCCACTTGTAACTGCTAGTTCTTCCCAAACTCGATTCTTTGGGTATTTTGCCAGTTCGCTGGCAGCGGCTGGAGCTGATGGGATGAAcgaaggaatggaaggggaaggagagctTGTGGGAGGAAATTTGAGGCAAGGGGAGATGCTTGGGCATGCCAGAGTTGACAGTGGGAAACAGAAAAGAGTTGTGTGA
- a CDS encoding hydantoinase, putative — translation MTIAPVNIRVGVDVGGTNTDAVILDLTSGCSKPVLAAHKVPTTADIASGIQAAIKATLEKASMDRSQVQAVAIGTTSFVNSLIERDGSKLERVAVIRLSGPFSKLAPPFVSFPYELRHVLEGPTFFAQGGLQVDGTEITAVDPVEVRGICAEIQRQGIKSVAVSGCYSPIDNDIRQEELVRDIILDELPGIKVCISKEVANVGLLQRENATILNAGLLAFANHTVEGFRESIRALSLSCPLFLTSNDGTLMTCEMAARFPIKTFSSGPTNSMRGANFLANLESQEKNKETALVVDVGGTTTEIGVLLPSGFPRQAATYHELCGVSLNFSMPHVHSIGLGGGSRVRKDASGKIAIGPDSVGYRIHELGLIFGGDILTTTDIIIAAGSSTPFGNPELVKNIPKEDIKAVQGKIKSMLESAVDGMKTSATDVPLYLVGGGAILVPDELKGVSKVYRFPYYDAANAVGAACAQISGVIDTFEDTSSLSMGEVQRMVEQRAINKAVAAGADPNETVVVESEAIPIAYTTGRCRFYVKAAGEWRGSVSASDDSRLQNAKPSFIWDKITRVTPIPAANANRQIPDKDIAYSTPELLEYKPKVIDGEWFLSEIDIEWISTGCYILGTGGGGNPHNVYLALREMMRAGSKCRVIDFESFDPNKMVVYGGGIGSPEVAAEKLMSDNAGHTIKALLDFMKIENLGALTAIEIGGGNGMVNMVSGASDYLDVPVLDGDFMGRAYPTGWQTTLNVYAKDDSGSIMLPNAMTSGDGTTIFMTTAKHYKDIDRVLRGACIEMGTSASVAARPLTKAEIEIPLIRNTISQSWRLGRAVALANRQADIGNIGRILVDALGGPKAAKVLFAGKIHAVGRRLHKGHSYGEIEIHAMSGDEEGVEEGMNEKFEGVMKIPFKNENLLAEHTVNNKTEVVAGVPDLIAVLDAQNGTALGTPEYKYGLRVIVIGITAAPQWTDTPRGLELGALPAFGYDLPYKPLGEYVKPRSVIEEYNVDV, via the exons ATGACCATCGCTCCTGTCAATATTCGTGTAGGGGTAGATGTAGGTGGTACGAATAC GGACGCTGTCATACTCGATTTGACTTCTGGATGCTCAAAACCTGTCCTTGCCGCTCACAAAGTGCCGACGACAGCCGATATCGCCTCTGGCATCCAAGCAGCTATCAAGGCTACATTAGAGAAGGCTAGCATGGACAGGTCTCAGGTTCAAGCTGTTGCCATTGGAACAACATCTTTTGTCAACAGTCTAATCGAGCGAGATGGATCCAAACTTGAGAGAGTGGCCGTGATCAGACTGTCAGGGCCGTTTAGCAAGCTCGCACCACCATTCGTTTCATTCCCTTATGAGCTCCGACACGTGCTAGAAGGGCCGACTTTCTTCGCTCAAGGTGGCCTGCAAGTGGACGGGACTGAAATTACAGCG GTTGATCCTGTTGAAGTTCGAGGTATTTGTGCCGAGATCCAACGCCAAGGTATTAAGTCCGTAGCAGTGTCTGGGTGCTATTCGCCAATCGACAACGACATTCGtcaagaagagcttgtAAGGGATATCATCCTGGACGAGCTTCCGGGTATAAAAGTGTGCATCAGCAAGGAGGTCGCCAATGTTG GTCTCTTACAAAGAGAAAACGCTACCATCCTCAACGCGGGTCTACTCGCCTTTGCCAATCACACGGTCGAAGGCTTCCGAGAATCAATCCGGGCCCTTAGCCTCTCTTgtcccctcttcctcacctccAATGACGGTACCCTCATGACATGCGAAATGGCTGCCAGATTCCCTATCAAAACCTTCTCCAGTGGACCTACCAACTCCATGCGAGGTGCAAACTTCCTGGCAAACTTGGAGTCCCAGGAGAAAAATAAGGAGACAGCTCTGGTTGTTGACGTAGGAGGAACTACG ACTGAGATTGGTGTACTTTT ACCGTCTGGCTTTCCTCGCCAAGCGGCAACATATCATGAGCTTTGTGGCGTTTCTCTCAATTTCTCCATGCCTCATGTGCATTCCATCGGTCTCGGTGGCGGTTCTCGTGTTCGAAAAGACGCATCTGGCAAGATTGCCATTGGTCCCGACTCCGTTGGGTACAGAATTCATGAGCTTGGCCTCATATTCGGTGGTGATATCCTTACAACCACCGATATCATTATAGCTGCTGGTTCATCCACTCCTTTCGGCAACCCAGAGCTTGTCAAGAATATTCCAAAAGAGGACATCAAGGCGGTTCAAGGCAAGATCAAGTCTATGCTCGAATCCGCTGTTGATGGGATGAAGACTTCTGCCACAGATGTACCTCTTTACTTGGTCGGTGGTGGTGCCATTCTAGTCCCCGACGAACTCAAGGGAGTCAGCAAAGTTTATCGTTTCCCCTACTATGACGCTGCCAATGCTGTTGGGGCTGCATGCGCCCAAATTTCTGGAGTAATCGACACGTTTGAGGATACCTCTTCCTTATCAATGGGAGAAGTTCAGAGGATGGTGGAACAACGGGCAATTAACAAAGCTGTGGCAGCTGGTGCCGACCCTAATGAAACtgtggtggtggaaagCGAGGCTATTCCTATTGCTT ATACAACTGGTCGATGTAGGTTTTACGTCAAAGCTGCCGGTGAATGGAGAGGGTCCGTTTCTGCCTCGGATGATTCCAGACTTCAGAATGCCAAGCCATCTTTCATCTGGGACAAAATTACTCGCGTCACTCCTATACCAGCTGCCAATGCCAATCGACAAATTCCCGACAAAGACATTGCTTATTCCACCCCTGAACTCCTGGAATACAAGCCTAAAGTCATCGATGGTGAATGGTTTCTCTCCGAGATCGACATCGAATGGATATCCACTGGCTGTTATATCCTTGGTACCGGCGGCGGTGGTAACCCACACAATGTCTACTTGGCTCTGCGTGAAATGATGCGTGCAGGCTCTAAATGTAGAGTGATTGACTTTGAGAGTTTTGATCCCAACAAGATGGTGGTTTACGGAGGAGGAATTGGGTCCCCAGAGGTCGCTGCTGAGAAGCTCATGTCGGATAA TGCAGGACACACAATCAAGGCTCTCTTAGACTTTATGAAGATTGAAAACCTTGGAGCTCTTACTGCAATTGAGATTGGTGGAGGTAACGGCATGGTGAACATGGTGTCTGGAGCCAGCGATTACCTTGATGTTCCGGTTCTCGACGGTGACTTCATG GGGCGCGCATACCCTACTGGCTGGCAAACTACGCTAAATGTTTATGCTAAGGATGATTCTGGCTCTATCATGCTACCAAACGCCATGACCAGCGGTGATGGTACCACCATC TTCATGACAACCGCCAAGCACTACAAAGATATCGATCGGGTCCTTAGAGGTGCATGCATTGAGATGGGCACCAGCGCCTCGGTCGCCGCCCGACCGCTCACCAAAGCAGAGATTGAAATCCCTCTGATTCGAAATACCATTTCTCAGTCATGGCGTCTCGGTCGTGCTGTCGCCCTTGCCAACAGACAAGCTGACATTGGCAATATTGGAAGAATCCTTGTGGACGCTCTTGGTGGTCCGAAAGCGGCAAAGGTGTTATTCGCGGGCAAGATACATGCCGTCGGAAGGAGGTTGCACAAGGGTCACAGTTATGGAGAGATCGAGATCCACGCTATGTCgggcgatgaagaaggagtcGAAGAGGGGATGAATGAAAAGTTTGAAGGTGTTATGAAAA TTCCATTCAAGAATGAGAACTTGCTGGCCGAACACActgtcaacaacaaaacTGAA GTCGTTGCTGGTGTACCCGATCTTATTGCTGTACTTGACGCACAAAATGGGACAGCTCTCGGCACTCCTGAATACAAGTATGGTCTACGGGTGATTGTCATTGGTATCACTGCTGCTCCTCAATGGACAGACACTCCCCGCGGCTTGGAACTTGGCGCCTTACCGGCATTTGGATACGATTTACCTTACAAGCCTCTGGGGGAGTACGTCAAGCCAAGGAGTGTGATTGAAGAGTATAATGTGGATGTGTAA
- a CDS encoding poly(A) binding protein, putative, giving the protein MSEPRESSPRLNEDESNVDEELALMQARLAEMEAEKNALAASTSASGNGTPVSHNVSGGETNETHEGDGNMEEDGESSEAVDMRSVFIGNVDYGATPEEIQAHFQACGTINRVTILCDKFTGHPKGYAYVEFAEPSIVQNALVLNESMFRGRMLQVKEKRTNVPGMNMTNRGRGRGRGRGGFRARGFGGYRGRGRGRGRGW; this is encoded by the exons ATGTCCGAGCCTAGAGAATCATCTCCAAGACTTAACGAGGATGAGTCTAACGTTGACGAG GAACTTGCCTTGATGCAAGCTCGTCtggcggagatggaagcCGAGAAGAATGCTTTGGCTGCATCCACCTCAGCTTCAGGAAATGGCACACCTGTGTCACATAATGTTAGCGGAGGGGAGACAAACGAAACCCATGAGGGGGATGGTAacatggaggaagatggagagtcATCAGAGGCGGTGGATATGCGGAGTGTCTTTATCGGTAAT GTCGACTATGGAGCAACGCCGGAGGAGATTCAGGCGCACTTTCAAGCGTGTGGAACAATCAACCGAGTGACAATTTTGTGCGACAAATTCACGGGACATCCGAAAGG TTACGCCTATGTCGAGTTCGCCGAGCCCTCAATTGTTCAGAACGCTTTGGTTCTCAACGAAAGCATGTTCAGGGGACGTATGCTCCAG GTCAAGGAAAAACGAACTAATGTCCCGGGCATGAACATGACCAACAGAGGCAGGGGGCGAGGACGGGGACGCGGAGGGTTTAGGGCGAGAGGCTTTGGCGGTTACAGAGGGCGTGGCAG GGGACGCGGACGAGGATGGTAA